One Poecile atricapillus isolate bPoeAtr1 chromosome 29, bPoeAtr1.hap1, whole genome shotgun sequence genomic window carries:
- the NUDT18 gene encoding LOW QUALITY PROTEIN: 8-oxo-dGDP phosphatase NUDT18 (The sequence of the model RefSeq protein was modified relative to this genomic sequence to represent the inferred CDS: deleted 1 base in 1 codon), protein MGDAPVPELEAVLDGGAWDVGTTFEGSPAPPGPVRLGRNVCYVVLAVLFNQEDSLLLVQEAKPECHGRWYLPAGRMEPGEGIVAALRREVKEESGLECEPLTLLALEERGPAWIRFSFLARATGGTLKTLQEADAESLQATWWPGDPRSLPLRSLDILPVLELAARYRRSPAHPPTLPRELPCSPLCLRLLLPFANAAGDLWLLLATSGTPHLPVVACGTSPPELRAGLRPPLLRLLRDCLAWEPQPAALGLLGLQHRAAGAGDTDGICFNVVLSVPPGSQRDEPPEPRGAALRWWPVREERLRGRILQRIRATVPVRS, encoded by the exons ATGGGGGACGCACCGGTGCCGGAGCTGGAGGCGGTGCTGGATGGAGGCGCTTGGGATGTGGGGACGACTTTTGAGGGGtcccccgcgccccccgggcCCGTCCGCCTGGGCAGGAACGTTTGCTACGTCGTGCTGGCCGTGCTCTTCAACCAGGAG GACtcgctgctgctggtgcaggaggCCAAGCCCGAGTGCCATGGCCGCTGGTACCTGCCCGCGGGCCGGATGGAGCCCGGCGAGGGCATCGTGGCCGCTCTGCGGAGGGAGGTGAAGGAGGAGTCGGGGCTGGAGTGTGAGCCCCTCACGCTGCTGGCACTGGAGGAGAGGGGCCCGGCCTGGATCCGCTTCTCCTTCCTGGCACGGGCCACAG GTGGGACCCTGAAGACCCTGCAGGAGGCCGATGCCGAGTCTCTCCAAGCCACATGGTGGCCTGGGGACCCCCGTTCGCTGCCGCTGCGCTCTCTGGACATCCTGCCCGTGCTGGAGCTGGCCGCCCGCTACCGCCGGAGCCCCGCGCACCCCCCGACGCTGCCGCGGGAGCTGCCCTGCTCCCCGCTCTGCCTcaggctcctgctgcccttCGCCAACGCCGCCGGCgacctgtggctgctgctggccaccTCCGGCACCCCGCACCTGCCCGTGGTGGCCTGCGGCACGTCC CCCCCCGAGCTGCGAGCGGGGCTGCGGCCGCCGCTACTGAGGCTGCTGCGGGACTGCCTGGCCTGGGAGCCTCAGCCCgcggctctggggctgctggggctgcagcaccgGGCGGCCGGCGCTGGGGACACTGACGGCATCTGTTTTAACGTGGTGCTGAGCGTCCCCCCGGGGAGCCAGCGGGatgagccccccgagccccgcgggGCCGCGCTGCGCTGGTGGCCGGTGCGGGAGGAGCGGCTGCGGGGCCGCATCCTGCAGAGGATCCGGGCCACGGTGCCCGTCAGGAGTTAG
- the HR gene encoding lysine-specific demethylase hairless isoform X1 — protein MASDARMGETPARWRRAPEAAQDSRGMESTGMLLSRSAAAELGLPGYQEPGKLSYGMEKGCPWRGSEGCLGPVRGCPYPPAPPCLRDALCRPKDGAELPPLLPPRNGQPKAGWGDPCKERPGPRWAEAVLAPLALYSHAYHRYPLPVPGLDTPRPGTAGRTRTAAEDTAGDPPAFRHCPFLVEAKHSPFLLSSLLPTGPPAEPPFGGAGTEGPGPMGDGRYPGPDWRLGSYAPAWGQPLYLGVPPRCKAALTPFDDCSSSGNKEFYGKKEPGFHSSTKNHAASQLLGKSQAGQDRDGEGEPALPELPGAPWRDGRAGGSSAVPAPHPRTPPPSASHPLLLLQRGSGGCGGPWVGARPHGADFSMDAAPGRPSEPKDERLGYQSAQPGSPPGCGEHNPSPLLADEHYPAALAKPEPPPSCLCPTPGCDGCPGVGCGVPNPFEPTLGMAGGRFPCPPSNHTKLKKTWLTRHSEQSLPRSKASRRDGGPEPPGEGKRSAKRPHGTADGPRGAGEGAGAAKRGTKATAPPGDGTGSAGDTEERRMELGDGEPPRRAGEPRSLQGLPCTALPPSIPRCCACAPRAGGDPEGEEDEEEPPENTCRLMHFRRFALGDNGELSVDGLCTLGEAEGELELGGRNVGSRNTGSRNVGSRNVGSRNVGSSLCLAKYLLQVLGDPFCDAVRRDRDTWPGAPGGPEGVTGWRRGEGAPRLCDACQRGFFNSHWSCARCGFQLCPDCHRSRREDGGPGGPVMPPECTPGRDHHASSLVPTQFVPTCVLTRLWKLLHEVRVKFGIESHCPCGEGSLAEPPGRQEPPGAAVPTLPPRSHGPADPARPIKEESPEGRPPSPGQPPARGGAVQTTTLCDLLASTAVKLCLGQDGVRMAFAPVAPALPSDNRLTSILDSIIARVVEKKIQERQAGAELSPPSSLDPPASHCVLAPSGLLWLHDPGHASSYKLFQEHWRQGQPVLVSGLQKRLEGRLWAPESFQPSGEEEEEVEAVNLRAPRSRVRMSSRQFWDGFAASTASPEQEQSSGDLLKLESGFGDTELSRATNLRASLPLPEYCGASGRLNLATYLRGQRGRRWLRPRLRVAYGVRPQERNIGTKNLTVEAADSISVLAHAAPAAREVLLPEDTDELDAALRERLRDSGRPGVLWHIFRAEDAGRIRDFLRKASEEPGKDGEAAAEPPGRYLDPGLRRRLRDECGVSGWSLLQFPGDAVLVPAGAPHQVQSLSGTISVEQQFLSPESAVRLRHLGPEPAGTPRQLRAQLDGMIFAAVREALGVLRGCN, from the exons ATGGCCAGCGATGCGAGGATGGGGGAGACCCCGGCGCGGTGGAGAAGAGCCCCGGAGGCAGCGCAGGACTCCCGGGGGATGGAGAGCACCGGGATGCTTTTATCCCGAAGCGCAGCTGCCGAGCTGGGACTCCCGGGCTACCAGGAGCCCGGCAAGCTGAGCTACGGCATGGAGAAAGGATGTCCCTGGAGGGGCTCCGAGGGATGTTTGGGACCCGTCCGGGGCTGCCCCTACCCACCGGCCCCGCCGTGCCTGCGGGACGCCCTGTGCCGCCCCAAGGACGGAGCCGAGCTCCCCCCGCTGCTGCCCCCCCGGAACGGGCAGCCCAAGGCGGGCTGGGGGGACCCCTGCAAGGAGCGCCCGGGGCCGCGCTGGGCCGAGGCCGTGCTGGCCCCGCTGGCCCTTTACAGCCACGCGTACCACCGCTACCCCCTGCCCGTGCCGGGGCTGGACACTCCGCGCCCCGGCACCGCCGGCAGGACCCGCACCGCGGCGGAGGACACGGCCGGAGACCCCCCGGCTTTCCGCCACTGCCCCTTCCTCGTGGAGGCCAAGCACAGCCCCTTCCTGCTGTCCTCGCTGCTGCCCACCGGACCCCCGGCTGAGCCCCCGTTCGGCGGCGCGGGGACCGAGGGGCCGGGGCCGATGGGGGACGGGCGGTACCCCGGCCCGGACTGGCGTTTGGGCTCCTACGCGCCcgcctggggacagcccctcTACCTGGGGGTCCCGCCGAGGTGCAAGGCGGCTCTGACCCCCTTCGACGACTGCTCCAGCTCAGGGAACAAG gAGTTTTACGGCAAGAAAGAGCCCGGGTTCCACTCCTCGACCAAGAACCACGCGGCGTCGCAGCTGCTGGGCAAGAGCCaagcagggcaggacagagaCGGGGAGGGGGAGCCGGCGCTGCCGGAGCTGCCGGGAGCCCCGTGGAGGGATGGCCGGGCGGGGGGCAGCTCGGCAGTGCCCGCTCCCCATCCCCGCACGCCTCCCCCCAGCGCCAGccaccccctcctcctcctgcagcgcggctcggggggctgcggggggccCTGGGTGGGCGCACGGCCCCACGGCGCCGATTTTTCCATGGACGCGGCGCCGGGCCGGCCCTCGGAGCCCAAAGATGAGCGCCTGGGCTACCAAAGCGCCCAGCCCGGGTCGCCCCCGGGATGCGGGGAGCACAACCCCTCGCCTCTGCTGGCGGACGAGCACTACCCAGCGGCTCTGGCCAAGCCGGAGCCTCCCCCGAGCTGTCTGTGCCCCACCCCGGGCTGCGATGGGTGTCCGGGGGTGGGCTGCGGGGTGCCCAACCCCTTCGAGCCCACCCTGGGCATGGCCGGGGGGCGTTTTCCGTGCCCCCCCAGCAACCACACCAAGCTGAAGAAGACGTGGCTGACGCGGCACTCGGAGCAGTCGCTGCCTCGCTCCAAAGCTTCCCGCCGGGATGGGGGTCCCGAGCCCCCCGGGGAGGGCAAACGCTCGGCCAAACGCCCCCACGGCACCGCCGATGGTCCCCGCGGTGCCGGGGAGGGCGCCGGGGCAGCCAAGAGGGGCACCAAGGCCACCGCGCCCCCGGGTGATGGCACGGGGAGCGCAGGGGACACCGAGGagaggaggatggagctgggagacGGAG AGCCGCCGAGGCGTGCGGGAGAGCCGCGATCCCTGCAGGGCCTGCCCTGCACCGCGCTGCCCCCGAGCATCCCCcgctgctgtgcctgtgccccCCGCGCGGGGGGGGACCCCGAGGgcgaggaggatgaggaggagccCCCCGAGAACACCTGCAGGCTGATGCACTTCCGCAG gttCGCCCTGGGTGACAACGGGGAGCTGAGCGTCGACGGCCTCTGCACCCTGGGGGAGGCCGagggggagctggagctggggggcaGGAACGTGGGGAGCAGGAACACGGGGAGCAGGAATGTGGGGAGCAGGAATGTGGGGAGCAGGAACGTGGGGAGCAGCCTCTGCCTGGCCAAGTACCTGCTGCAGGTCCTGGGGGACCCTTTCTGCGACGCCGTgcgcagggacagggacacgtgGCCGGGAGCCCCCGGCGGGCCCGAGG GGGTGACGGGCTGGAGGCGGGGGGAAGGAGCCCCCCGGCTCTGTGACGCCTGCCAGCGTGGCTTCTTCAACTCCCACTGGAGCTGCGCCAGATGTGGCTTCCAGCTGTGCCCCGACTGCCACCGCAGCAGGCGGGAGGACGGTGGCCCTG GGGGTCCGGTGATGCCACCCGAGTGCACCCCCGGGCGGGACCACCACGCGTCATCCCTGGTCCCCACGCAGTTTGTCCCCACCTGTG TCCTGACGCGCCTCTGGAAGCTCCTGCATGAGGTCAGGGTCAAGTTTGGCATCGAGTCCCACTGTCCCTGCGGGGAGGGGAGCCTGGCGGAGCCCCCGGGCAGGCAG GAGCCGCCGGGGGCCGCGGTGCCCACCCTGCCACCCCGCAGCCACGGCCCAGCCGACCCCGCCCGGCCCATCAAGGAAG AGAGCCCCGAGGGGCGGCCGCCgtccccggggcagcccccggCGCGGGGGGGGGCCGTGCAGACCACCACCCTCTGCGACCTCCTGGCCTCCACCGCCGTgaagctgtgcctggggcaggaCGGGGTGCGCATGGCCTTCGCCCCCGTGgcacctgccctgcccagc GATAATCGCCTGACCAGCATCCTGGACAGCATCATCGCCCGAGTGGTGGAGAAGAAGATCCAGGAGAGGCAGGCGGGGGCCgagctgagcccccccagctccctggaCCCCCCCGCGTCCCACTGCGTCCTGGCCCCCAGCgggctgctctggctgcacGACCCCGGCCACGCCAGCAGCTACAAACTGTTCCAGGAGCACTGGCGGCAGGGCCAG CCTGTCCTGGTTTCAGGGCTGCAGAAGAGGCTGGAGGGGCGGCTCTGGGCGCCCGAATCCTTCCAGCCCtcgggggaggaggaggaggaggtggaggcgGTGAACCTGCGGGCACCGCGGAGCCGAGTCCGCATGAGCAGCCGGCAGTTTTGGGATGGCTTTGCCGCCAGCACAG CGTCCccggagcaggagcagagcagcggGGACCTGCTGAAGCTGGAGAGCGGCTTTGGGGACACGGAGCTGAGCCG GGCCACCAACCTGCGGGCCAGCCTGCCCCTGCCCGAGTACTGCGGGGCCAGCGGCCGCCTCAACCTGGCCACCTACCTGCGGGGCCAGCGGGGCCGGCGCTGGCTGCGCCCGCGACTCCGCGTGGCCTACG GAGTGCGTCCGCAGGAGCGGAACATCGGGACCAAAAACCTGACGGTGGAAGCGGCCGATTCCATCAGCGTCCTGGCCCACGCAGCGCCGGCAGCGCGGG AGGTGCTCCTGCCAGAGGACACGGATGAGCTGGACgcggcgctgcgggagcggctgagGGACAGCGGCCGGCCCGGGGTCCTGTGGCACATCTTCCGTGCCGAGGATGCCGGGCGGATCCGCGATTTCCTGCGGAAG GCATCCGAGGAGCCGGGGAAGGACGGGGAGGCCGCGGCGGAGCCCCCCGGCCGCTACCTGGACCCCGGCctgcggcggcggctgcgggaCGAGTGCGGGGTGAGCGGCTGGAGCCTCCTGCAGTTCCCGGGGGACGCCGTGCTGGTCCCCGCCGGGGCTCCCCACCAG GTGCAGAGCCTCAGCGGCACCATCAGCGTGGAGCAGCAATTCCTGTCCCCGGAGAGCGCCGTCCGCCTCCGCCACCTCGGCCCCGAGCCCGCCGGGACCCCGCGCCAGCTCCGCGCCCAG CTGGACGGGATGATCTTCGCCGCCGTGCGGGAGGCCCTGGGGGTCCTGCGGGGCTGCAATTGA
- the HR gene encoding lysine-specific demethylase hairless isoform X2 translates to MASDARMGETPARWRRAPEAAQDSRGMESTGMLLSRSAAAELGLPGYQEPGKLSYGMEKGCPWRGSEGCLGPVRGCPYPPAPPCLRDALCRPKDGAELPPLLPPRNGQPKAGWGDPCKERPGPRWAEAVLAPLALYSHAYHRYPLPVPGLDTPRPGTAGRTRTAAEDTAGDPPAFRHCPFLVEAKHSPFLLSSLLPTGPPAEPPFGGAGTEGPGPMGDGRYPGPDWRLGSYAPAWGQPLYLGVPPRCKAALTPFDDCSSSGNKEFYGKKEPGFHSSTKNHAASQLLGKSQAGQDRDGEGEPALPELPGAPWRDGRAGGSSAVPAPHPRTPPPSASHPLLLLQRGSGGCGGPWVGARPHGADFSMDAAPGRPSEPKDERLGYQSAQPGSPPGCGEHNPSPLLADEHYPAALAKPEPPPSCLCPTPGCDGCPGVGCGVPNPFEPTLGMAGGRFPCPPSNHTKLKKTWLTRHSEQSLPRSKASRRDGGPEPPGEGKRSAKRPHGTADGPRGAGEGAGAAKRGTKATAPPGDGTGSAGDTEERRMELGDGEPPRRAGEPRSLQGLPCTALPPSIPRCCACAPRAGGDPEGEEDEEEPPENTCRLMHFRRFALGDNGELSVDGLCTLGEAEGELELGGRNVGSRNTGSRNVGSRNVGSRNVGSSLCLAKYLLQVLGDPFCDAVRRDRDTWPGAPGGPEGGPVMPPECTPGRDHHASSLVPTQFVPTCVLTRLWKLLHEVRVKFGIESHCPCGEGSLAEPPGRQEPPGAAVPTLPPRSHGPADPARPIKEESPEGRPPSPGQPPARGGAVQTTTLCDLLASTAVKLCLGQDGVRMAFAPVAPALPSDNRLTSILDSIIARVVEKKIQERQAGAELSPPSSLDPPASHCVLAPSGLLWLHDPGHASSYKLFQEHWRQGQPVLVSGLQKRLEGRLWAPESFQPSGEEEEEVEAVNLRAPRSRVRMSSRQFWDGFAASTASPEQEQSSGDLLKLESGFGDTELSRATNLRASLPLPEYCGASGRLNLATYLRGQRGRRWLRPRLRVAYGVRPQERNIGTKNLTVEAADSISVLAHAAPAAREVLLPEDTDELDAALRERLRDSGRPGVLWHIFRAEDAGRIRDFLRKASEEPGKDGEAAAEPPGRYLDPGLRRRLRDECGVSGWSLLQFPGDAVLVPAGAPHQVQSLSGTISVEQQFLSPESAVRLRHLGPEPAGTPRQLRAQLDGMIFAAVREALGVLRGCN, encoded by the exons ATGGCCAGCGATGCGAGGATGGGGGAGACCCCGGCGCGGTGGAGAAGAGCCCCGGAGGCAGCGCAGGACTCCCGGGGGATGGAGAGCACCGGGATGCTTTTATCCCGAAGCGCAGCTGCCGAGCTGGGACTCCCGGGCTACCAGGAGCCCGGCAAGCTGAGCTACGGCATGGAGAAAGGATGTCCCTGGAGGGGCTCCGAGGGATGTTTGGGACCCGTCCGGGGCTGCCCCTACCCACCGGCCCCGCCGTGCCTGCGGGACGCCCTGTGCCGCCCCAAGGACGGAGCCGAGCTCCCCCCGCTGCTGCCCCCCCGGAACGGGCAGCCCAAGGCGGGCTGGGGGGACCCCTGCAAGGAGCGCCCGGGGCCGCGCTGGGCCGAGGCCGTGCTGGCCCCGCTGGCCCTTTACAGCCACGCGTACCACCGCTACCCCCTGCCCGTGCCGGGGCTGGACACTCCGCGCCCCGGCACCGCCGGCAGGACCCGCACCGCGGCGGAGGACACGGCCGGAGACCCCCCGGCTTTCCGCCACTGCCCCTTCCTCGTGGAGGCCAAGCACAGCCCCTTCCTGCTGTCCTCGCTGCTGCCCACCGGACCCCCGGCTGAGCCCCCGTTCGGCGGCGCGGGGACCGAGGGGCCGGGGCCGATGGGGGACGGGCGGTACCCCGGCCCGGACTGGCGTTTGGGCTCCTACGCGCCcgcctggggacagcccctcTACCTGGGGGTCCCGCCGAGGTGCAAGGCGGCTCTGACCCCCTTCGACGACTGCTCCAGCTCAGGGAACAAG gAGTTTTACGGCAAGAAAGAGCCCGGGTTCCACTCCTCGACCAAGAACCACGCGGCGTCGCAGCTGCTGGGCAAGAGCCaagcagggcaggacagagaCGGGGAGGGGGAGCCGGCGCTGCCGGAGCTGCCGGGAGCCCCGTGGAGGGATGGCCGGGCGGGGGGCAGCTCGGCAGTGCCCGCTCCCCATCCCCGCACGCCTCCCCCCAGCGCCAGccaccccctcctcctcctgcagcgcggctcggggggctgcggggggccCTGGGTGGGCGCACGGCCCCACGGCGCCGATTTTTCCATGGACGCGGCGCCGGGCCGGCCCTCGGAGCCCAAAGATGAGCGCCTGGGCTACCAAAGCGCCCAGCCCGGGTCGCCCCCGGGATGCGGGGAGCACAACCCCTCGCCTCTGCTGGCGGACGAGCACTACCCAGCGGCTCTGGCCAAGCCGGAGCCTCCCCCGAGCTGTCTGTGCCCCACCCCGGGCTGCGATGGGTGTCCGGGGGTGGGCTGCGGGGTGCCCAACCCCTTCGAGCCCACCCTGGGCATGGCCGGGGGGCGTTTTCCGTGCCCCCCCAGCAACCACACCAAGCTGAAGAAGACGTGGCTGACGCGGCACTCGGAGCAGTCGCTGCCTCGCTCCAAAGCTTCCCGCCGGGATGGGGGTCCCGAGCCCCCCGGGGAGGGCAAACGCTCGGCCAAACGCCCCCACGGCACCGCCGATGGTCCCCGCGGTGCCGGGGAGGGCGCCGGGGCAGCCAAGAGGGGCACCAAGGCCACCGCGCCCCCGGGTGATGGCACGGGGAGCGCAGGGGACACCGAGGagaggaggatggagctgggagacGGAG AGCCGCCGAGGCGTGCGGGAGAGCCGCGATCCCTGCAGGGCCTGCCCTGCACCGCGCTGCCCCCGAGCATCCCCcgctgctgtgcctgtgccccCCGCGCGGGGGGGGACCCCGAGGgcgaggaggatgaggaggagccCCCCGAGAACACCTGCAGGCTGATGCACTTCCGCAG gttCGCCCTGGGTGACAACGGGGAGCTGAGCGTCGACGGCCTCTGCACCCTGGGGGAGGCCGagggggagctggagctggggggcaGGAACGTGGGGAGCAGGAACACGGGGAGCAGGAATGTGGGGAGCAGGAATGTGGGGAGCAGGAACGTGGGGAGCAGCCTCTGCCTGGCCAAGTACCTGCTGCAGGTCCTGGGGGACCCTTTCTGCGACGCCGTgcgcagggacagggacacgtgGCCGGGAGCCCCCGGCGGGCCCGAGG GGGGTCCGGTGATGCCACCCGAGTGCACCCCCGGGCGGGACCACCACGCGTCATCCCTGGTCCCCACGCAGTTTGTCCCCACCTGTG TCCTGACGCGCCTCTGGAAGCTCCTGCATGAGGTCAGGGTCAAGTTTGGCATCGAGTCCCACTGTCCCTGCGGGGAGGGGAGCCTGGCGGAGCCCCCGGGCAGGCAG GAGCCGCCGGGGGCCGCGGTGCCCACCCTGCCACCCCGCAGCCACGGCCCAGCCGACCCCGCCCGGCCCATCAAGGAAG AGAGCCCCGAGGGGCGGCCGCCgtccccggggcagcccccggCGCGGGGGGGGGCCGTGCAGACCACCACCCTCTGCGACCTCCTGGCCTCCACCGCCGTgaagctgtgcctggggcaggaCGGGGTGCGCATGGCCTTCGCCCCCGTGgcacctgccctgcccagc GATAATCGCCTGACCAGCATCCTGGACAGCATCATCGCCCGAGTGGTGGAGAAGAAGATCCAGGAGAGGCAGGCGGGGGCCgagctgagcccccccagctccctggaCCCCCCCGCGTCCCACTGCGTCCTGGCCCCCAGCgggctgctctggctgcacGACCCCGGCCACGCCAGCAGCTACAAACTGTTCCAGGAGCACTGGCGGCAGGGCCAG CCTGTCCTGGTTTCAGGGCTGCAGAAGAGGCTGGAGGGGCGGCTCTGGGCGCCCGAATCCTTCCAGCCCtcgggggaggaggaggaggaggtggaggcgGTGAACCTGCGGGCACCGCGGAGCCGAGTCCGCATGAGCAGCCGGCAGTTTTGGGATGGCTTTGCCGCCAGCACAG CGTCCccggagcaggagcagagcagcggGGACCTGCTGAAGCTGGAGAGCGGCTTTGGGGACACGGAGCTGAGCCG GGCCACCAACCTGCGGGCCAGCCTGCCCCTGCCCGAGTACTGCGGGGCCAGCGGCCGCCTCAACCTGGCCACCTACCTGCGGGGCCAGCGGGGCCGGCGCTGGCTGCGCCCGCGACTCCGCGTGGCCTACG GAGTGCGTCCGCAGGAGCGGAACATCGGGACCAAAAACCTGACGGTGGAAGCGGCCGATTCCATCAGCGTCCTGGCCCACGCAGCGCCGGCAGCGCGGG AGGTGCTCCTGCCAGAGGACACGGATGAGCTGGACgcggcgctgcgggagcggctgagGGACAGCGGCCGGCCCGGGGTCCTGTGGCACATCTTCCGTGCCGAGGATGCCGGGCGGATCCGCGATTTCCTGCGGAAG GCATCCGAGGAGCCGGGGAAGGACGGGGAGGCCGCGGCGGAGCCCCCCGGCCGCTACCTGGACCCCGGCctgcggcggcggctgcgggaCGAGTGCGGGGTGAGCGGCTGGAGCCTCCTGCAGTTCCCGGGGGACGCCGTGCTGGTCCCCGCCGGGGCTCCCCACCAG GTGCAGAGCCTCAGCGGCACCATCAGCGTGGAGCAGCAATTCCTGTCCCCGGAGAGCGCCGTCCGCCTCCGCCACCTCGGCCCCGAGCCCGCCGGGACCCCGCGCCAGCTCCGCGCCCAG CTGGACGGGATGATCTTCGCCGCCGTGCGGGAGGCCCTGGGGGTCCTGCGGGGCTGCAATTGA